The proteins below are encoded in one region of Pontibacter deserti:
- a CDS encoding multicopper oxidase domain-containing protein yields the protein MKFTSSRLTLLHLLICLLVGVILPLQAQQLLDPRTQVKFTNPLPIPAAIDATQGGTFEMEITQFEQDLGLRDISGQPLLTKVWGYNGQYPGPTFVAKKDVPVDVFWYNNLTVEGSATGTPLPHLLPIDRSIHWALEHVEGREQYGIPIVTHLHGGHSESESDGLPEAWFTPGFSLKGKDFKKGDSEPYHYDNDQEAATLWYHDHTLGITRLNVYAGLAGFYILTDDHEQQLKATNKIPADPYDIGLAIQDRMFTTDGQLHYPSGLDNHDESGEEGASVLPEFFGNIILVNGKAWPVLEVEPRQYRFRMLNGSDSRFYNLFMSVPLSFVQIGTDNGLLPAPVAHNQLLISPGERKDVVIDFSNPALWGKTIILRNNAQSPFPKGTPPNPNAEGQIMAFRVSKPLNTAYPLTSVPGNLRASAMFDHDTPAKTRKLILFEGTDEFGRLKAMLGTFEHGALGFVEPITENPNLNATEVWEIYNTTPDAHPIHLHLVTFQVLNSQKFKVDFDDEEKGTVSKVRLIGQPKAPEPGQNGRKDTYPIAPGEVTRLIAKFDREGLYAWHCHILSHEDHEMMRPYYVGNMPDHMLASHTQDKNDKIPAKEKILNNGVFSIYPNPFSSAATLQIKLSEPAAVAVRLLDIRGRLVREVPVKQLATGNHQLEINSTDMQTGMYICEVEMNNKLYRSRVVLTR from the coding sequence ATGAAATTTACAAGCTCCCGCCTGACTTTGTTACATCTTTTAATCTGCTTGTTGGTAGGCGTAATCTTACCACTGCAGGCACAACAACTTCTTGACCCACGCACACAAGTTAAATTTACCAATCCGTTACCCATTCCTGCTGCTATAGATGCTACACAGGGAGGTACTTTTGAAATGGAAATTACCCAGTTTGAGCAGGACCTGGGGTTACGTGATATTTCGGGGCAACCGCTGCTTACCAAAGTATGGGGCTATAATGGTCAGTATCCCGGTCCAACCTTTGTAGCTAAAAAAGATGTGCCAGTAGATGTATTCTGGTATAATAACTTAACAGTTGAAGGCTCAGCTACCGGCACACCATTACCACATCTATTACCTATAGATAGAAGTATACACTGGGCATTAGAGCACGTGGAAGGCAGGGAGCAATATGGCATACCTATAGTTACGCACCTGCATGGCGGTCATTCCGAATCAGAGAGCGATGGATTACCTGAAGCCTGGTTTACACCCGGTTTTTCACTGAAGGGCAAAGATTTTAAAAAGGGAGATAGTGAACCTTATCATTATGATAATGACCAGGAAGCTGCCACATTATGGTATCATGACCATACCTTAGGCATAACAAGGCTTAATGTGTATGCCGGTCTGGCGGGCTTCTATATACTTACAGACGATCATGAACAGCAGCTAAAAGCAACGAATAAAATTCCAGCCGATCCCTATGATATTGGATTAGCTATTCAGGACCGCATGTTTACCACAGATGGGCAATTACATTACCCTTCCGGGCTTGATAATCATGATGAATCCGGGGAAGAAGGGGCAAGCGTATTACCAGAATTTTTTGGGAACATTATACTTGTAAATGGCAAGGCATGGCCAGTATTGGAAGTAGAGCCAAGGCAATATCGTTTCCGTATGCTGAACGGCTCCGACTCAAGGTTCTATAACCTGTTTATGTCAGTGCCGCTTAGTTTTGTGCAGATTGGTACAGACAATGGGCTGTTGCCGGCCCCGGTAGCTCATAACCAGCTATTAATTTCTCCCGGCGAACGAAAAGATGTAGTTATTGACTTTTCTAATCCTGCCCTCTGGGGTAAAACGATCATCCTCCGGAACAATGCTCAGTCTCCTTTTCCGAAGGGTACACCTCCCAATCCAAATGCTGAAGGGCAGATAATGGCATTCCGTGTTTCCAAACCTTTAAATACAGCATATCCACTCACGTCAGTGCCGGGCAACTTGCGTGCCAGTGCCATGTTCGACCACGATACGCCAGCCAAAACCAGAAAGCTTATACTTTTTGAAGGTACCGATGAGTTTGGCAGGCTAAAAGCAATGCTGGGCACTTTTGAGCATGGAGCTTTGGGCTTTGTTGAGCCAATTACAGAAAACCCTAACCTGAATGCAACGGAAGTATGGGAGATTTACAATACCACCCCTGACGCACACCCGATACACCTGCACCTGGTTACTTTCCAGGTACTCAATTCACAGAAGTTTAAAGTAGATTTTGATGATGAAGAAAAGGGGACCGTGTCAAAAGTAAGGTTGATAGGTCAGCCTAAGGCACCGGAGCCGGGACAAAACGGCAGAAAAGACACTTACCCTATTGCGCCAGGGGAGGTAACACGTCTTATAGCAAAATTTGACAGGGAAGGCTTATACGCATGGCACTGCCACATTTTGTCGCATGAGGACCATGAAATGATGCGCCCATACTATGTAGGAAACATGCCGGACCACATGCTGGCAAGCCATACCCAAGATAAGAACGATAAAATACCGGCAAAAGAAAAGATACTTAACAATGGCGTATTCAGCATTTATCCAAATCCGTTTTCGAGTGCTGCGACACTACAGATAAAGCTAAGTGAGCCAGCAGCTGTAGCTGTACGCCTTTTAGATATAAGAGGACGCTTAGTAAGAGAAGTACCGGTAAAACAACTTGCTACAGGTAATCATCAGCTCGAAATCAACAGCACCGATATGCAGACAGGCATGTATATCTGCGAAGTGGAGATGAATAACAAACTATACCGCAGCCGTGTTGTGCTGACCCGGTAA
- a CDS encoding DMT family transporter, which translates to MSKQVQVHGALFLVALIYGSNYSIAKEVMPFYVGPYGLIVIRVVSAAIFFGILSRLVIREKIVGWADNMRSILCGVTGIAINQLCFFGGLNLTSPINAALLMVIVPIIVLIFSAILLRERVSFRKVGGIVLACTGAFLLIYTSRDESNSGNLWGDLLIILNAASYGLYLVLVKPLMQKYNAFTIVSRIFAVGAFIVVPFGWQQVIAPDYSSFPSSIWWAIVFMVLAVTIIAYLFNTWALRYANPSLVGAYIYLQPLLAILIAIGFGRDVFTLQKGIYALLIFTGVYLVSRTRQAVTE; encoded by the coding sequence ATGAGTAAACAAGTGCAGGTGCATGGAGCGCTTTTTCTGGTAGCGCTGATATACGGCAGCAACTATAGCATCGCTAAAGAAGTGATGCCATTTTATGTGGGGCCTTACGGGCTGATCGTTATCCGGGTGGTGTCGGCGGCAATATTTTTCGGTATACTTTCACGGCTCGTTATTCGTGAAAAAATTGTGGGCTGGGCTGATAACATGCGCTCTATACTTTGCGGTGTTACAGGTATTGCCATTAACCAGCTCTGCTTTTTTGGAGGACTTAATCTAACATCTCCTATTAATGCTGCCCTGCTGATGGTGATCGTGCCCATCATTGTACTGATCTTTTCGGCTATACTTTTGCGGGAACGGGTAAGCTTCCGGAAGGTAGGTGGTATTGTGCTGGCCTGCACGGGTGCATTCCTGCTGATCTATACATCGCGCGATGAAAGCAACTCCGGCAACCTGTGGGGCGATCTGCTTATAATTCTGAATGCGGCATCTTATGGGTTATACTTGGTGCTCGTAAAACCCCTGATGCAGAAGTATAATGCCTTTACTATTGTAAGCCGCATTTTTGCCGTAGGTGCTTTTATAGTTGTTCCGTTTGGCTGGCAGCAGGTTATAGCTCCAGATTATAGTTCTTTTCCATCATCTATCTGGTGGGCTATTGTTTTTATGGTGCTGGCTGTAACCATTATAGCTTACCTGTTCAATACCTGGGCGCTGCGCTATGCAAACCCGTCGTTGGTAGGAGCTTATATTTACCTGCAACCCTTGCTGGCTATACTTATTGCCATAGGCTTTGGGAGAGATGTATTTACCCTGCAGAAAGGAATTTATGCCTTGCTTATATTTACAGGCGTGTATCTGGTAAGCCGCACACGTCAGGCGGTAACAGAGTAA